One Ignavibacterium sp. DNA segment encodes these proteins:
- a CDS encoding HD domain-containing protein, producing the protein MITENNIIDKVEFYVKDLYSNRSAQEDLYHNIIHTIEVVETVKKLSKLEGITESDQVILVIAAWFHDTGYFNCCNGHEEQSSEYAKEFLDKESYPADKTEIVLSCIKATECPQNPKNKLEEIICDADLHHLGLPNMETKSKLLRKELEIKGIKKTNELEWLKISLDFITKHHFFTVSAQKEYGFQKNINRTIIEKSIKEIEAQVK; encoded by the coding sequence ATGATTACTGAGAATAACATAATAGATAAAGTTGAATTTTATGTTAAGGATCTTTATAGCAATAGGTCAGCACAAGAAGATCTCTATCATAATATTATACACACTATCGAAGTAGTAGAAACAGTTAAGAAGCTTTCTAAACTTGAAGGTATTACTGAAAGTGATCAGGTAATTCTTGTTATTGCAGCCTGGTTTCATGATACTGGTTATTTCAATTGTTGCAATGGACATGAAGAACAAAGCTCAGAATATGCAAAGGAATTTTTAGATAAAGAGTCTTATCCTGCTGATAAAACAGAAATAGTACTTAGTTGTATCAAAGCAACTGAATGTCCTCAAAATCCTAAGAACAAATTGGAAGAGATTATTTGCGATGCTGATTTACATCATCTGGGGTTGCCTAATATGGAAACTAAAAGTAAACTATTGCGTAAAGAGTTAGAGATTAAGGGAATAAAAAAAACAAATGAACTTGAATGGTTGAAAATCTCATTGGATTTTATAACAAAGCATCACTTCTTTACTGTTTCTGCTCAGAAGGAATATGGATTTCAGAAAAATATTAATCGGACGATTATTGAAAAAAGTATAAAAGAAATTGAAGCACAGGTTAAATAA
- a CDS encoding L,D-transpeptidase family protein → MTKNIGKRNIHFVIIIILILFTLPFLSCDNKAPEQSIDEKLGFDPKLFEQNLKDALIFNSWIKAGNINVESIDTLESLYASKNYKALLINSLESKPIIDSIIDIIGKAELHGLNPERYNFSIIKNLFESSFNAALNPEQRIKQLAQSEVLLIDAIIKFSTDMRHGVLNPRILYEKTHFLPVNDSLNTKYLEPVKQNNILAYLKNIQPKSVIYKNLQQSLLKFKQMESLEWKQIPLTDKKIEVGQSSENIPAIYNKLVDLGLLDTALYKTNDPTVYDSVLANSVKIFQKINGLANDGVIGKGTIERFNITPKQYVEKIKLNLERLRWSDYSDTAKYIFVNIPDFSVTAVENQKPLFEIKACTGRKNNWQTVTLYGQLSYFVLNPTWSVPRSIIKEEIVNGLRNDSSYLKKRNFRVYKAGERIDLDGLTAKDLSSSNSYTLIQDPGAGNALGKIKFMFTNPFGIYLHDTPTRAPFGYVNRAVSHGCVRVEKPMKLAEYLLNNNSNWNLDFLKIEIGQKVDDPMTKNEFARVRDSLRKGNSYGVTTEVKLTKKIPLFIDYYTTWVDEDGFFNYRDDVYSRDAILLENLKPAMSK, encoded by the coding sequence ATGACAAAAAATATTGGCAAACGAAATATACATTTTGTAATTATTATCATATTAATACTTTTTACCTTGCCTTTCCTTAGTTGCGATAATAAAGCTCCTGAACAGAGTATTGACGAGAAACTTGGCTTCGATCCAAAATTGTTTGAACAAAATCTAAAAGATGCATTAATTTTTAATTCGTGGATTAAAGCCGGAAATATTAATGTCGAGTCAATTGACACATTAGAATCATTATATGCTTCAAAAAATTATAAGGCTCTGCTAATTAATTCTCTAGAATCTAAACCTATAATAGACTCAATAATTGACATAATTGGAAAAGCAGAATTACATGGATTAAATCCCGAACGATACAATTTTAGTATTATTAAGAATTTATTTGAATCATCTTTTAATGCTGCACTTAATCCGGAACAAAGGATAAAGCAATTAGCTCAGTCTGAGGTGTTACTTATTGATGCAATTATAAAATTCTCTACTGATATGAGACATGGAGTCTTGAATCCCCGCATCCTTTATGAAAAAACTCATTTCCTTCCCGTAAATGATTCATTAAATACAAAATATTTAGAGCCTGTAAAACAAAATAATATCCTTGCATATCTTAAAAATATTCAACCTAAAAGTGTTATCTACAAAAATCTTCAACAATCTTTATTAAAGTTTAAGCAAATGGAATCGTTAGAATGGAAGCAGATTCCATTAACTGATAAGAAAATTGAAGTTGGTCAAAGTTCTGAGAATATTCCTGCTATATATAACAAATTGGTTGATTTGGGATTACTTGATACAGCACTGTACAAAACTAATGATCCGACAGTTTATGATTCTGTTTTGGCTAATTCAGTAAAAATATTTCAGAAAATAAACGGACTTGCCAATGATGGTGTAATTGGAAAAGGAACTATCGAAAGATTTAATATAACACCAAAACAATATGTTGAAAAAATAAAATTAAACTTAGAAAGATTGAGATGGTCTGATTACAGTGATACTGCAAAATATATTTTTGTAAATATCCCGGACTTTAGTGTAACCGCAGTTGAAAATCAAAAACCATTATTCGAAATTAAGGCGTGTACAGGCAGAAAAAACAATTGGCAGACAGTAACGCTTTATGGTCAATTATCTTATTTTGTTTTAAATCCAACCTGGTCTGTACCAAGAAGTATAATTAAAGAAGAAATTGTAAATGGTTTAAGAAATGATTCAAGTTATCTTAAAAAAAGAAATTTTAGAGTTTATAAAGCTGGTGAGCGGATTGATTTAGACGGATTAACAGCAAAAGATCTTTCTTCCTCAAACAGCTATACTTTAATTCAGGATCCAGGTGCTGGAAACGCACTCGGCAAAATTAAATTTATGTTTACAAATCCATTTGGTATTTATCTGCACGATACACCAACCAGAGCCCCATTTGGATATGTTAATCGTGCTGTAAGTCATGGTTGCGTAAGAGTGGAAAAGCCTATGAAACTTGCTGAGTATTTGCTTAACAATAATTCAAATTGGAATCTTGACTTTCTTAAAATTGAAATAGGTCAAAAAGTTGATGACCCAATGACAAAAAACGAATTTGCCAGAGTACGTGATTCGCTTAGAAAAGGAAATAGCTATGGTGTAACAACTGAAGTAAAGCTTACAAAAAAAATCCCATTATTTATTGATTATTATACAACCTGGGTCGATGAAGATGGATTTTTTAATTATCGGGATGATGTTTATTCAAGAGATGCGATCCTCTTGGAGAATCTCAAACCTGCTATGAGTAAGTAA
- a CDS encoding alpha/beta hydrolase-fold protein — protein sequence MLKKYIIITLIISFDIYSQSQFQQFLSHVNSLTDPTQKNAAVDSFMIYARTVGIPFIEDSTANFLYLGNTNSVAAAGDFNGWNTNSWPLTRIYQTNLWYRSVVFEEDARLDYKFVLNNSNWILDPENPNTCAGGFGPNSELSMPLYVQPWEINYQSSVQHGSLTYKTLFSSNVGTNYQITIYLPPGYDTLSQTKYPVAYFQDGSEYISLGRAVNVIDNLIDSAKIEKLIAVFVTPNNRNEEYAGNKRNQYQLFFVNELVPYIDNTYKTIPSSDKRLVMGDSFGGNISALISYNYPEVFGLCGLHSGAFWPNNYEVYNLIINGPIKNIKWSAVWGTYESLFSNMRSFRDFLISNQYEIDWLERPEGHSWGLWRASIDRILEFFFPNSSSDVIHSNELVINQYRLFQNYPNPFNPRTVINYQLPKSCFVTLKVYDVIGKEVATLVNKEQNAGSFTTEFNPTGLASGVYYYQLKADEFIDTKQMILLK from the coding sequence ATGCTTAAAAAATACATTATAATAACATTGATAATTTCATTTGATATTTACTCACAAAGTCAATTTCAGCAATTTCTGAGCCATGTAAATTCATTAACAGACCCAACTCAAAAAAATGCAGCAGTTGATAGTTTTATGATTTATGCCCGTACTGTAGGAATACCATTTATTGAAGATTCAACTGCAAACTTTTTGTATTTAGGTAATACAAATTCGGTTGCTGCGGCAGGAGATTTTAACGGCTGGAATACTAATTCCTGGCCGCTTACAAGAATTTATCAAACAAACTTATGGTATCGTTCTGTCGTATTTGAAGAAGATGCCAGGCTTGATTACAAATTTGTCCTTAATAACAGCAATTGGATTTTAGATCCGGAAAATCCTAATACTTGTGCTGGAGGTTTTGGTCCAAACTCTGAATTGTCAATGCCTCTTTATGTTCAGCCGTGGGAAATAAATTATCAGAGTTCTGTTCAACACGGCAGCCTGACATATAAAACTCTGTTCAGTTCTAATGTCGGCACAAATTATCAGATCACAATTTATCTGCCACCGGGTTATGATACACTTTCACAAACAAAATATCCTGTTGCCTATTTTCAGGATGGTTCGGAATACATATCACTTGGAAGAGCAGTTAATGTCATTGATAATCTGATCGACAGCGCAAAAATTGAAAAACTGATAGCAGTCTTTGTTACACCAAATAACAGGAATGAAGAATATGCAGGCAATAAAAGAAATCAATATCAATTATTCTTTGTGAATGAATTAGTTCCTTATATTGATAATACTTACAAAACTATTCCTTCATCTGATAAAAGATTAGTTATGGGTGATTCATTTGGCGGTAATATTTCTGCTCTGATAAGTTATAATTATCCTGAAGTATTTGGTTTGTGTGGACTGCATTCAGGTGCATTCTGGCCAAATAATTATGAGGTATATAATCTGATTATTAATGGTCCAATCAAAAATATTAAATGGAGTGCTGTTTGGGGAACCTATGAAAGTCTGTTCTCTAATATGAGATCTTTTCGTGATTTTTTGATTTCAAATCAATATGAAATTGACTGGCTTGAAAGACCAGAAGGGCATAGTTGGGGATTATGGAGAGCATCTATAGATAGAATACTTGAATTCTTTTTTCCCAATTCTTCATCAGATGTTATTCATTCAAATGAATTAGTGATTAATCAATATAGATTATTCCAAAATTATCCAAACCCGTTCAATCCTCGTACGGTGATTAACTATCAGTTACCGAAGAGTTGTTTTGTAACACTTAAAGTATATGATGTGATTGGAAAAGAAGTTGCAACGTTGGTAAACAAAGAACAAAATGCAGGTAGTTTTACAACTGAATTCAATCCCACTGGTTTAGCAAGTGGAGTTTATTATTATCAATTAAAAGCAGACGAGTTTATAGATACTAAGCAGATGATATTATTGAAGTAA